The Nitrospirales bacterium genome includes a window with the following:
- a CDS encoding nuclear transport factor 2 family protein has product MSTNNQAQAVIDGILAGKILETFDAYYADDVVMSENRTEERVGKAKNREYELQFLDNVQEFHGASVGRKIIDGDFAAVEWTFDVTFKGGKHVVMHQVSVQTWKDGKVVREDFYHA; this is encoded by the coding sequence ATGAGTACGAACAATCAAGCACAAGCCGTGATCGATGGCATTTTAGCCGGAAAAATCCTAGAGACTTTTGATGCCTATTATGCTGACGATGTCGTGATGAGTGAGAATCGCACAGAGGAACGGGTCGGGAAAGCCAAAAACCGTGAGTACGAACTCCAATTTCTAGATAATGTGCAGGAATTTCATGGAGCGAGTGTCGGGAGAAAAATCATCGATGGCGATTTTGCGGCGGTCGAATGGACGTTTGACGTGACATTCAAGGGAGGAAAACACGTGGTGATGCACCAAGTCAGCGTTCAAACATGGAAGGATGGAAAAGTTGTGCGTGAAGATTTTTACCATGCATAG
- a CDS encoding 6-phosphofructokinase has translation MSLEREKLEFVTIEGLLAYAEAIIQHTPIDGVERPGPVPVPAHRTQRVLEAMDAIRAFLHKAQSHFASATDYHYARSSLIQHECQGDDLVFYAAWNQLLAKGELSSLLQAPIGQTQKPTRRRPVAIVPREHMTPNLTEGRIILDLGDNRYWLMPRDLHDRTLFFTMRHGISRLDSKKYRVGRRFQNELDPDRGIPKAEAIGTALARTVGLVGTQLDFLHLENYLDPESFVHMVSHSPNTHQLFERVASILSPKTASTTHPAVERALESQDFGWATGIPKTVEIEEAAKAFGVDSTTAQRLIKHPLYSYPGGHSFFELYLELVDGFHQLGEQHQGQVLCLYTHSSTLRALLIFLDPRPFSEAFSEFGSYKEGQDNVVLLTYEHEQISGYSTAVGLSERERIAREAWTIVEHDRRQKVTLKPRQIRRLVTLVSGGDFAGAGAALKELRVTGNRFGLEVYFVQHGFLGLANNWIGLVTEEDTRGMSNHASSPIGSSRFEDFKDEEVQRAALHHLKPYMEDGALVVIGGDGSMRGARAIHERFGVQVVGIPGSIDDNIAETTSLGLHSAVALANQSIESLKATSAAMGSVFFVEVMGAGSGHLALLCAYQARAEGLLVNEHPDPDAYIEDVILGTLKQTLGVRNKSHLIVVAERTPHRHHLEGGVHGLVDYIAGRISQWTHVQTRAGVYPLSVATKATILGHTLRGAAPTPADKTIAQLFAYEAIRRLIEQPEDVVGCMLTYREPWTIRPIPLHSVAPKPFDWELFARMHGTELL, from the coding sequence ATGAGTCTGGAACGAGAAAAACTGGAGTTTGTGACCATCGAAGGGCTGCTGGCCTACGCTGAAGCGATCATTCAGCACACACCCATAGACGGAGTCGAGCGACCCGGGCCTGTGCCCGTCCCGGCTCATCGAACGCAACGCGTCCTGGAGGCTATGGACGCCATCCGAGCCTTTCTCCACAAGGCTCAATCTCACTTTGCCAGTGCCACTGATTACCATTACGCACGATCCTCACTGATTCAGCACGAATGCCAAGGTGATGACCTCGTGTTTTATGCTGCGTGGAACCAGCTCCTTGCAAAGGGAGAGCTGTCTTCTTTATTGCAGGCTCCGATCGGCCAAACCCAAAAACCCACACGGCGCCGTCCCGTGGCTATTGTACCGCGTGAACACATGACGCCCAATTTGACTGAAGGACGCATCATTCTTGATTTAGGAGACAATCGATATTGGTTGATGCCCCGGGACCTACATGACCGAACCCTGTTCTTTACGATGCGCCACGGCATCTCACGCCTGGACAGCAAAAAATACCGGGTGGGCCGTCGATTCCAGAATGAGCTTGACCCTGATCGTGGAATCCCGAAAGCGGAGGCCATCGGTACGGCTCTTGCCCGAACGGTAGGCCTTGTCGGCACACAACTGGATTTCCTCCATTTAGAGAATTACCTCGATCCGGAATCCTTTGTCCACATGGTGAGTCACAGTCCGAATACGCATCAACTCTTTGAACGCGTGGCGTCGATCCTCTCTCCGAAAACTGCCTCCACAACCCACCCCGCTGTTGAGCGCGCGTTAGAATCACAAGACTTTGGGTGGGCAACCGGCATCCCGAAAACCGTCGAAATCGAAGAAGCCGCCAAGGCGTTTGGGGTCGACTCAACCACCGCTCAGCGCCTGATCAAACATCCGCTCTATAGTTATCCGGGCGGTCATTCGTTCTTTGAACTCTATCTCGAATTGGTCGATGGCTTTCATCAGTTGGGTGAGCAGCATCAGGGGCAAGTCTTATGCTTGTATACGCACAGCTCAACGCTGCGTGCGCTGTTAATCTTTCTAGACCCTCGTCCGTTTAGCGAAGCGTTTTCAGAATTTGGTTCCTACAAGGAGGGGCAGGACAACGTCGTCCTCCTGACATATGAGCATGAGCAGATTTCCGGCTACTCCACAGCCGTGGGCCTTTCGGAACGAGAGCGAATCGCCCGGGAGGCCTGGACAATCGTCGAACACGATCGTCGGCAAAAGGTCACTCTGAAACCACGCCAAATTCGACGCCTTGTCACCTTGGTCTCTGGAGGTGATTTTGCCGGAGCCGGGGCGGCGTTGAAAGAGCTTCGGGTGACCGGCAATCGATTCGGCCTTGAAGTCTACTTCGTGCAACATGGCTTTCTCGGCTTGGCGAATAACTGGATTGGATTAGTCACGGAGGAAGACACGCGCGGGATGAGTAATCATGCCAGCAGTCCCATCGGCAGTAGCCGTTTTGAAGACTTTAAAGACGAGGAGGTTCAACGCGCCGCGCTTCATCACCTCAAACCGTACATGGAGGATGGCGCCTTAGTCGTGATTGGGGGTGACGGCAGTATGCGTGGCGCTCGCGCCATTCACGAACGCTTTGGCGTACAAGTCGTCGGCATACCTGGCTCAATCGACGATAATATCGCCGAAACAACCTCGCTCGGACTCCATTCAGCGGTCGCATTGGCCAACCAATCCATTGAATCACTGAAAGCCACCAGTGCAGCCATGGGCAGTGTATTTTTCGTAGAAGTCATGGGCGCGGGATCGGGTCATCTCGCGCTACTGTGTGCCTACCAGGCACGAGCGGAGGGCTTGTTGGTGAATGAGCATCCTGACCCGGATGCCTATATCGAGGACGTCATCCTGGGAACATTAAAACAAACGTTGGGAGTCAGGAACAAAAGTCACCTGATTGTCGTGGCGGAACGTACACCGCATCGCCATCATCTTGAAGGAGGCGTGCATGGCTTGGTGGACTATATCGCTGGCAGAATTTCTCAGTGGACGCATGTTCAAACACGAGCAGGCGTATACCCCCTCTCCGTGGCGACCAAAGCCACGATTCTTGGCCATACGCTACGTGGAGCCGCTCCGACCCCGGCCGACAAAACCATCGCGCAACTGTTCGCGTACGAAGCCATTCGGCGCTTGATCGAACAACCCGAAGACGTTGTGGGATGCATGTTAACCTACAGAGAGCCCTGGACCATTCGACCGATTCCCCTCCATTCAGTGGCTCCCAAACCTTTTGATTGGGAACTGTTCGCTCGCATGCATGGAACCGAATTGTTGTAG
- a CDS encoding CPBP family intramembrane metalloprotease — translation MNDESSIEGNTVEINQDRDCQGQDRQPVGFSPVWTVISTAVVMMGIGLLVWSYDSLTGLENAENPERALSHIASRSMDLESMVSRASTWEQTLYRALNGKDDSATQLMAWYQELAGESPDPLVALYTGVLEAETGNLAAMTERLQTWNDREEPYVFFKQLLDAAYGTGTLDREAWMLLQSRLAEEVPNNWFYRRLAEKLALHVHVKEASLLASMQDSQESTRHDLFLRNRLAMLVEISAALISVIALVSLLVLGYRKGSDLLRISHAALPPPWLGQDGFAVLMRGGALTFLLLTALGAVLGAYLSLVESTFDVKLMELVSATVLYAPIPMLVYFYLLRPKGRSLSDVFGLRVHAKKWGMLFLTVFSLFAGGLLGDVVISLGGDAFGKSTHWTEWFHDSLVWGGAGELMILFFEVVVLAPVFEEFIFRGMVFGSLRRYVGWLPAALLSTIIFSVVHGYGVVGFFAVAWSGFLWAWAYEKTGSLIPGILAHAMNNLVFFMNLLVVFR, via the coding sequence GTGAATGATGAATCGTCGATAGAAGGAAACACCGTGGAAATCAATCAAGACCGTGATTGCCAAGGACAGGATCGGCAACCTGTCGGATTTTCCCCGGTATGGACGGTGATCTCCACGGCCGTCGTGATGATGGGGATTGGCCTGCTTGTCTGGTCGTATGATTCTTTGACCGGCCTCGAAAATGCCGAGAACCCTGAACGCGCCTTGTCACACATCGCCAGTCGATCGATGGACCTGGAGTCGATGGTCTCTCGAGCGTCGACCTGGGAGCAGACATTGTATCGGGCCCTCAATGGCAAAGATGACAGCGCTACGCAACTGATGGCCTGGTATCAGGAGTTGGCCGGTGAATCACCGGACCCTTTGGTTGCCTTGTATACTGGCGTCTTGGAGGCCGAGACGGGAAACCTTGCGGCCATGACAGAACGTCTTCAAACATGGAATGATCGAGAGGAACCTTACGTCTTCTTCAAACAGCTACTCGATGCGGCCTACGGAACGGGCACACTGGACCGTGAGGCATGGATGCTTCTTCAGTCTCGTTTAGCGGAGGAAGTTCCAAACAATTGGTTTTACCGACGGTTGGCTGAGAAACTTGCTCTACATGTTCATGTGAAAGAGGCCTCATTGCTGGCAAGTATGCAGGATTCACAAGAGAGCACACGACACGATCTCTTCCTCCGGAACCGTCTTGCGATGTTGGTCGAAATAAGCGCGGCGTTGATCAGTGTGATTGCGCTGGTCAGTCTCCTGGTGCTCGGTTATCGAAAAGGCAGCGACCTCTTGCGAATCAGTCATGCGGCGCTGCCGCCCCCGTGGTTAGGCCAAGACGGCTTCGCGGTGTTGATGAGAGGCGGCGCTTTGACATTCCTGTTGTTGACGGCACTCGGTGCAGTTCTCGGTGCGTATCTGAGTCTGGTCGAGAGCACGTTCGACGTCAAGCTGATGGAATTGGTCAGTGCGACGGTGTTATACGCGCCAATTCCGATGTTGGTTTACTTCTATCTTCTTCGTCCGAAAGGACGATCCTTGAGCGATGTCTTTGGCTTGCGAGTGCATGCCAAGAAATGGGGCATGCTGTTCCTCACGGTCTTCTCCCTGTTCGCCGGAGGGTTACTGGGCGATGTGGTCATTAGTCTTGGCGGTGACGCGTTCGGAAAGTCGACCCATTGGACGGAGTGGTTTCATGATAGTTTAGTGTGGGGGGGCGCAGGCGAATTGATGATATTGTTCTTTGAGGTGGTGGTCTTGGCTCCCGTCTTTGAAGAGTTTATTTTTCGTGGCATGGTCTTCGGGAGTTTACGGCGGTACGTTGGGTGGTTGCCTGCAGCGCTCTTAAGCACGATCATTTTTTCTGTCGTGCATGGATATGGGGTCGTGGGATTTTTCGCCGTAGCTTGGAGTGGGTTTTTATGGGCGTGGGCATATGAGAAAACCGGAAGCCTTATTCCCGGCATCCTCGCCCATGCCATGAATAATTTGGTGTTTTTCATGAATCTCTTGGTGGTATTCCGATAG
- a CDS encoding MarR family transcriptional regulator codes for MSITDYKRDPYLSLLRPLVEAYLAFYRVATRHIESMGLTPSQFDVIAELGGTDGLTCAELGDATLITKGTLTGVLDRLEDKGLLVRQAVKGDRRATCIHLTPQGEALYTKTFPAHAEFLKPYFQGALTKEEVKTMKALLNKFRASFEGT; via the coding sequence ATGTCGATCACAGACTATAAACGAGACCCATATCTTTCACTGTTGAGACCCTTGGTGGAGGCGTATTTGGCCTTTTATCGAGTGGCGACGCGTCACATCGAATCGATGGGGCTGACCCCTTCGCAGTTTGATGTCATCGCGGAGCTCGGTGGAACGGATGGACTCACGTGTGCCGAACTTGGAGACGCCACGCTGATCACCAAAGGCACGCTTACTGGAGTGCTCGACCGGTTGGAAGACAAAGGACTGCTCGTGCGGCAAGCGGTCAAAGGCGATCGCCGGGCAACATGCATTCATTTAACCCCGCAGGGAGAGGCTCTTTATACCAAGACGTTTCCTGCACATGCTGAGTTTCTGAAGCCTTATTTCCAGGGAGCTCTCACGAAGGAGGAAGTGAAAACCATGAAAGCCTTATTGAACAAATTTCGAGCAAGTTTTGAAGGGACGTAG
- a CDS encoding pirin family protein yields MKEQYRKVKTMVEPKTVMEGAGVKLRRSLGGEALNYLDPFLLFDHFGSRHAEDYRAGFPMHPHRGIETVTYMLSGEVEHRDTLGNAGKIGAGDVQWMTAGGGILHEEMPLVRPEGNEGFQLWVNLPAKLKMTKPRYQDISAEKIPEVTLNSGASVRVIAGSVEGTEGAVRDIAANPTYLDVKVPASGSFVHPIPEGHSAFLYVFEGNGTIQDGDKEENVSSPAFIVLDEGNMLKVAAHDKPVRFLLIAAKPLHEPIARYGPFVMNTQAEIQQALHDLKNGTFIWSEGGTHAGSVSS; encoded by the coding sequence ATGAAAGAACAGTATCGAAAAGTCAAAACCATGGTGGAGCCAAAGACCGTTATGGAAGGAGCCGGTGTAAAACTTCGAAGAAGTTTAGGGGGAGAGGCGCTTAACTATCTCGATCCCTTTCTGCTTTTTGACCATTTTGGATCTAGGCATGCCGAGGATTATCGGGCGGGATTTCCGATGCATCCTCATCGCGGCATTGAAACGGTGACCTATATGTTGTCCGGTGAAGTGGAGCATCGCGATACGCTCGGCAATGCAGGAAAGATTGGCGCAGGCGATGTGCAATGGATGACGGCCGGAGGAGGGATTCTGCATGAGGAAATGCCACTGGTGCGTCCTGAAGGTAATGAGGGATTTCAGTTGTGGGTCAATCTTCCCGCTAAGCTCAAGATGACGAAGCCACGCTATCAAGATATTTCCGCTGAGAAAATTCCGGAAGTGACCCTGAACAGCGGGGCGAGCGTTCGAGTGATCGCTGGCAGCGTGGAGGGGACGGAAGGGGCGGTACGAGATATCGCGGCCAATCCGACCTACCTCGATGTCAAAGTGCCGGCGTCCGGGTCGTTTGTTCATCCGATTCCAGAGGGACATTCAGCCTTCCTGTATGTGTTCGAAGGAAATGGAACTATTCAAGACGGTGATAAGGAAGAGAACGTCAGTAGTCCGGCTTTCATCGTCCTGGATGAGGGGAATATGTTGAAGGTGGCTGCCCACGATAAGCCTGTACGATTCTTGTTGATCGCCGCCAAACCATTACACGAACCCATCGCCCGGTATGGCCCGTTTGTGATGAACACGCAGGCAGAGATTCAGCAAGCCCTGCATGATCTCAAGAATGGAACCTTTATCTGGTCGGAAGGAGGGACTCATGCCGGCTCAGTTTCCTCATGA
- a CDS encoding glutathione S-transferase family protein translates to MPAQFPHEQTEDGEFVRQRDAFRDWITADGSSGYAADSGRYHLYVSLACPWAHRTVILRQLKGLESHIGMTVVDPLRDDRGWAFREGPGHSEDPVNGFQFLSEAYRTTDPAYRARVTVPVLWDCRTKKIVNNSEDDIMRMFNEAFTHLTHNELDFYPEPLRAQIDDLNVLIYEHVNDGVYQAGFSTSQQAYERAVRVLFKTLDQLEHRLSDQRYLFGSQITETDWKLFVTLIRFDAVYHGHFKCNLRRIIDYPNLYDYLKDLYQHERIAETVNFDHIKRHYYITHDDINPTGIVPLGPVQDLTAAHGRETLS, encoded by the coding sequence ATGCCGGCTCAGTTTCCTCATGAGCAAACAGAAGACGGCGAATTCGTTCGGCAACGAGATGCGTTCCGGGATTGGATCACGGCGGATGGAAGTTCCGGCTATGCCGCCGACTCGGGACGCTATCATCTGTATGTGTCCCTGGCCTGTCCCTGGGCGCACCGGACCGTCATTTTGAGACAACTCAAAGGGCTCGAGAGCCATATCGGTATGACCGTCGTAGATCCTCTTCGTGATGATCGAGGGTGGGCATTCAGGGAAGGACCGGGGCACTCTGAAGATCCCGTCAATGGGTTTCAGTTTCTGAGCGAAGCCTATCGCACAACTGATCCGGCCTACCGGGCTCGTGTCACGGTGCCGGTCTTGTGGGACTGCCGTACCAAGAAGATCGTGAATAATTCAGAGGACGATATCATGCGAATGTTCAATGAAGCATTTACCCATCTCACTCACAATGAGCTGGATTTTTATCCGGAACCTCTTCGTGCACAAATCGACGATCTCAATGTATTGATCTACGAACATGTGAACGATGGCGTGTATCAAGCCGGATTTTCGACATCTCAGCAAGCTTATGAACGAGCGGTGCGCGTCCTATTCAAGACCCTCGATCAGTTGGAACATCGACTTTCGGATCAGCGGTATCTGTTTGGTTCACAGATCACGGAAACGGACTGGAAACTCTTCGTGACGTTAATTCGATTTGACGCCGTCTATCATGGGCATTTCAAGTGTAATCTCCGGCGGATCATTGATTACCCCAATCTCTACGATTACTTGAAAGACTTGTACCAACATGAGAGGATTGCCGAAACCGTGAATTTCGATCACATTAAACGGCATTATTACATCACACATGACGATATTAATCCCACGGGCATCGTTCCACTTGGGCCGGTGCAGGATCTGACCGCTGCGCATGGTCGTGAAACGTTAAGTTGA
- a CDS encoding aminotransferase class V-fold PLP-dependent enzyme: protein MGTFQPIEPIGRRCRQHEALFIVDCVTSLAGMNVDVDAWHIDVGYSATQKCLNCPHGLSPITLLSAIEQLLNQSSMNIRSGESLHAAIETWNHDTLSP from the coding sequence GTGGGGACATTCCAACCCATTGAACCCATCGGCCGGCGTTGCCGGCAACATGAGGCGCTGTTTATCGTCGACTGCGTTACCTCGCTTGCAGGGATGAACGTTGATGTTGATGCTTGGCATATTGATGTCGGGTACAGCGCGACCCAGAAATGCCTCAATTGTCCTCATGGACTCTCTCCCATCACCTTGCTATCGGCGATCGAACAGCTACTTAATCAATCCTCTATGAATATTCGTTCAGGCGAATCTCTTCACGCAGCCATCGAAACATGGAATCACGATACGCTATCTCCTTGA
- a CDS encoding gamma carbonic anhydrase family protein, which translates to MMRAFRGVMPTVASSAFVDETAVVIGDVVIGSESSIWFNTVIRGDVHYIRIGHRTNVQDLSLLHVTHDTHPLILGDDITVGHHVVLHGCTIHDRVLIGMGAVIMDGAVIEQDCVVGAGTLVTERTRVPANSLVIGSPARVRRSLTEAELAWIKESAQNYIHYASQYMADQHEG; encoded by the coding sequence ATGATGCGAGCATTTCGCGGCGTCATGCCTACCGTGGCCAGCAGCGCTTTCGTTGATGAAACCGCAGTGGTGATCGGCGATGTCGTCATCGGGTCTGAATCGAGCATCTGGTTCAATACGGTCATACGTGGAGACGTGCATTATATCCGCATCGGCCATCGAACCAACGTCCAGGATCTCTCGCTCCTTCATGTCACGCACGACACCCATCCCCTCATTTTAGGTGACGATATTACTGTCGGGCATCATGTGGTTCTTCACGGGTGCACCATTCATGACCGGGTGTTGATTGGCATGGGGGCCGTGATCATGGATGGGGCAGTCATTGAACAAGATTGCGTCGTAGGGGCCGGGACATTAGTCACCGAACGCACACGCGTTCCTGCGAATAGCCTCGTCATCGGAAGTCCAGCCCGAGTCAGACGCTCGCTGACCGAGGCTGAGCTTGCCTGGATCAAAGAATCTGCACAAAATTACATTCACTACGCCAGTCAATACATGGCCGATCAACATGAAGGATAG
- the elbB gene encoding isoprenoid biosynthesis glyoxalase ElbB, translating into MKQVAVILSGCGYLDGAEITEAISTLVAIGQNGAGHKVFAPDKDVAETNHITQKPTGQQRNAMQEAARIARGDVQPLEKLHAQDFDALAFPGGFGAALHLCNFAEKGSAGDINPEIKRIVKEFHESRKPIAAICIAPAIMALALGEKGVNVTIGDDAGTATEIEKTGAKHHNCAVEKFVVDPDKKIITTPAYMYGTAKPHQIFEGVSGAITELLKMT; encoded by the coding sequence ATGAAACAGGTTGCCGTCATTCTATCGGGCTGTGGGTATTTGGATGGGGCGGAGATTACGGAAGCCATTAGTACATTGGTAGCCATCGGACAAAACGGCGCCGGGCATAAGGTTTTCGCGCCCGACAAGGACGTTGCTGAAACCAATCACATCACTCAAAAGCCGACAGGCCAGCAGCGAAATGCCATGCAGGAGGCGGCCCGTATCGCTCGCGGCGATGTGCAGCCATTGGAAAAACTTCACGCGCAGGATTTCGATGCCCTGGCCTTTCCCGGCGGCTTTGGCGCGGCACTTCATCTTTGTAACTTTGCCGAAAAGGGGAGTGCGGGGGACATTAATCCTGAAATAAAAAGAATCGTCAAGGAGTTTCATGAAAGCCGAAAGCCCATTGCCGCGATCTGTATCGCCCCGGCGATCATGGCGTTGGCTTTAGGGGAAAAAGGCGTCAATGTGACGATTGGTGATGATGCCGGAACGGCGACGGAAATCGAAAAAACCGGAGCCAAACACCACAATTGTGCCGTCGAAAAATTCGTGGTCGATCCGGATAAGAAAATCATCACCACACCTGCCTATATGTATGGAACTGCCAAACCCCACCAGATATTTGAAGGCGTAAGTGGAGCCATCACCGAACTCCTCAAGATGACGTAA
- a CDS encoding nucleotidyltransferase substrate binding protein, translated as MSISHLLEKSSEKKFLSMESGCDRSVKQFKKAVQRLDDVLAEAEIDVSRDAAIQRFEFCSELAWKSIQERARSEDLDCYSPKQCLQLGFKVCWNLSEVM; from the coding sequence TTGTCGATCTCTCATCTGTTGGAGAAGAGTTCCGAGAAGAAATTCCTCAGCATGGAATCAGGTTGTGACCGTTCGGTTAAGCAGTTTAAAAAAGCTGTCCAACGACTGGATGATGTGCTTGCCGAGGCTGAGATTGATGTGAGCCGTGATGCGGCGATTCAACGTTTCGAATTTTGTTCCGAGTTAGCATGGAAATCAATTCAGGAACGTGCCAGAAGTGAAGACCTCGATTGTTATTCGCCCAAACAATGTTTACAGCTGGGGTTCAAAGTCTGTTGGAATCTGTCTGAGGTCATGTGA
- a CDS encoding alpha/beta hydrolase: protein MTLHQTHLSIQDSNGQNVSANLAEPSTPTDRMVILCHGFLSNKHSRTNRRLTDLLVEKGIATLCFDWFGMGDSDGMFADLTVGACCDELKQALWFVRSKGYTHVGMVGSSYGGLIATLVASQDPGLSALGLKCPVPDFPEMLQLEFGQDAMERWQATGEIPDIVGQDQPIELRYAFYEECLTYDVYAAARKILAPTLIVHGDQDELVPRHQVERLAQSLGGKKSLELLEGADHHFGKPEDFRIMTVLLANWMSEYVV from the coding sequence ATGACTCTTCACCAAACTCATCTTTCAATTCAAGATTCAAATGGCCAGAATGTCTCAGCCAATCTAGCCGAACCTTCAACACCCACCGACCGCATGGTGATTCTCTGCCACGGCTTTCTGTCCAACAAACACAGCAGGACCAATCGACGCCTTACGGACTTGCTCGTCGAAAAAGGAATCGCGACACTGTGCTTTGATTGGTTCGGAATGGGAGATTCGGACGGTATGTTTGCGGACCTGACCGTCGGGGCTTGCTGCGATGAATTGAAACAGGCCTTATGGTTCGTACGTTCTAAAGGCTATACCCATGTCGGAATGGTTGGCTCCAGCTATGGCGGTCTCATCGCGACATTGGTGGCGTCTCAAGATCCCGGACTTTCCGCTCTGGGACTCAAATGCCCAGTCCCTGACTTTCCCGAGATGCTTCAGTTAGAATTTGGACAGGACGCGATGGAACGATGGCAGGCCACAGGTGAGATTCCAGATATTGTCGGTCAGGATCAGCCGATCGAACTCCGTTATGCCTTCTATGAAGAATGCTTGACCTATGATGTCTATGCCGCGGCTCGGAAAATTCTTGCGCCAACGCTGATCGTCCATGGCGACCAAGACGAACTCGTCCCGCGTCATCAAGTGGAGCGATTAGCGCAATCTTTGGGTGGGAAAAAGTCGTTGGAGCTACTTGAAGGCGCGGATCATCACTTTGGCAAGCCCGAGGATTTTCGTATAATGACCGTCTTGCTCGCGAATTGGATGAGCGAATATGTCGTCTAA
- a CDS encoding type II toxin-antitoxin system VapC family toxin produces the protein MIVADTNLIVYLYIKGQRTNQAEAVVLKDPEWAVPLLWRSEFRNTLMGLVRNHDLVLGQAIAIIEEAEQWMTGREYAVVSHRVLNLAAQSECSAYNSEFVSLAEDLGVTLVTVDRQILRAFPDTSISPENFLA, from the coding sequence ATGATCGTTGCAGACACCAACCTCATCGTCTATCTCTACATCAAGGGACAACGTACGAACCAAGCTGAGGCCGTTGTACTAAAAGATCCTGAGTGGGCTGTGCCACTTCTGTGGCGTTCAGAATTTCGCAACACGCTCATGGGCTTAGTCAGAAATCATGATCTAGTGCTTGGCCAAGCCATTGCAATCATTGAAGAGGCCGAACAATGGATGACTGGGCGGGAATATGCTGTCGTCTCACATCGCGTACTGAACCTTGCCGCACAATCTGAATGTTCGGCATATAACTCAGAATTTGTCAGTCTCGCAGAAGACTTAGGCGTCACATTGGTGACGGTCGACCGTCAAATCCTTAGAGCCTTTCCAGACACATCAATCAGTCCAGAGAACTTCTTGGCTTAA